From a region of the Pontibacillus yanchengensis genome:
- a CDS encoding purple acid phosphatase family protein, protein MKRFFVMMMATVMVAGTFFTYHTVQAAEESLGGETPEHLTLTWTDSPKTTQNFTWRTSTDVTESVVQIVETSNYDGSFDSSEMVENTGDSFTFESDEGAMQVHEAKATALEPGTSYMYRVGSGQQGGWSDAASFTTEAGGDKPFTFLFTTDTQSAASTNMTWGYGIWGDIFDKALTQYPNARFMLLSGDIVDRGDEQIHWENWFKAAQQQLPTINMVPTMGNHDVYGTGEKNFAAQFQLPENGPEGEKEFAYSFDYSNVHIAVLNSEGDLQKQAEWLKQDMAASDKQWNIVSFHRSPYHSHPDRASLDVRHAWTPVFDEAGVDLVLSGHDHAYMRSYPLYDGEKVTQDKGTTYIIGGSAGPKFYEMGNQPWMKVKFDQDKQIYSGVTVDGNELQFNVTANDGETVDAFTMVKEEPFAGMNFTEWGENLATNDQMKTWSISLNTNIDGSALKADHVQVKKSNAEQVDVSIAVENSNTLTVTPKEPYEPGTYYMMIDQNLPNETGKALKNNVRAEFQVE, encoded by the coding sequence ATGAAGCGATTTTTTGTAATGATGATGGCAACGGTAATGGTGGCGGGGACTTTTTTTACATATCACACAGTACAAGCAGCAGAAGAATCACTTGGTGGAGAAACTCCAGAACATCTGACGCTAACATGGACTGATAGCCCGAAAACGACGCAAAATTTTACATGGCGGACATCCACTGATGTTACGGAATCTGTAGTGCAAATCGTGGAAACGTCAAACTATGATGGAAGCTTTGATTCTAGTGAAATGGTAGAGAACACAGGTGATAGTTTTACGTTTGAGTCGGATGAAGGAGCGATGCAGGTACATGAAGCGAAGGCAACAGCTCTTGAGCCTGGCACGTCCTATATGTATCGAGTTGGAAGTGGGCAACAAGGTGGTTGGAGTGATGCGGCTTCGTTCACAACGGAAGCTGGTGGAGACAAGCCGTTCACGTTTTTATTCACGACGGATACGCAATCTGCAGCCTCTACAAACATGACGTGGGGATACGGCATTTGGGGCGATATTTTTGATAAAGCTTTAACCCAGTATCCAAATGCTAGATTCATGTTGTTGTCGGGTGATATCGTCGATCGAGGCGATGAGCAGATTCATTGGGAAAATTGGTTCAAAGCCGCACAGCAGCAACTGCCGACGATTAATATGGTACCGACGATGGGCAACCATGACGTGTATGGTACAGGTGAGAAAAATTTCGCTGCCCAGTTCCAGCTGCCTGAAAATGGCCCTGAAGGCGAAAAAGAATTTGCGTACTCTTTCGACTACAGCAACGTTCATATTGCTGTCCTCAATTCAGAAGGGGATTTGCAAAAGCAAGCGGAGTGGCTGAAGCAGGATATGGCTGCTTCTGATAAGCAATGGAATATCGTTTCTTTCCACCGCTCGCCGTACCACAGTCACCCTGACCGAGCCAGTTTAGATGTACGCCATGCATGGACGCCAGTTTTTGATGAAGCAGGAGTAGACCTTGTATTGAGTGGTCACGATCATGCCTACATGCGCTCTTATCCTCTATATGACGGCGAAAAAGTGACCCAAGACAAAGGCACGACCTACATTATTGGAGGCAGCGCTGGACCGAAGTTTTATGAGATGGGTAACCAGCCTTGGATGAAAGTGAAATTTGATCAGGATAAGCAGATCTATTCAGGTGTGACGGTAGATGGAAACGAACTTCAGTTCAACGTGACCGCTAATGATGGGGAAACAGTAGATGCGTTCACGATGGTAAAAGAAGAGCCATTCGCTGGTATGAACTTCACGGAATGGGGCGAGAACCTTGCTACGAATGATCAGATGAAAACGTGGTCGATCTCTCTAAATACGAACATAGATGGATCTGCACTAAAAGCGGATCACGTACAGGTGAAAAAGAGCAATGCAGAGCAGGTAGACGTTAGTATTGCTGTTGAAAATAGCAATACGTTAACCGTGACACCAAAGGAACCTTATGAACCAGGCACCTATTATATGATGATTGATCAGAATCTACCGAATGAGACAGGTAAGGCATTGAAAAACAATGTGCGCGCGGAGTTTCAGGTGGAGTAG
- a CDS encoding serine hydrolase domain-containing protein, translating to MINRKGIDEVMEEGITSDLFPGAVCHISKSGETIYHKAFGTACHSTRASVKPNTLFDIASLTKVVTTTLILKLASEKKVNIDERVGTALPKIHSYSHLTNRLSNVTIRDLLIHQSGLPAWFPFYSRFDSSLLEILEDIAFQTEPVQGMVYSDLNFMLLGEVIQYQANKTLDHAVETEIVAPLHLETLSYHPLHVAPLSSIAATEKGNRTEQGMCRKRNIEFSSWRSNDSWIHGEVNDGNSFYFFQGISGHAGLFSTAKDLDKIGQLYWRKGGPILSNELVQEASTDQGNGRGLGWQFDSMFPSGFGHTGFTGTSLWICPEEELVCVVLTNRLHQEKAESINGFRRQLHERILNQMKEMKA from the coding sequence ATGATCAATAGGAAAGGTATAGATGAGGTGATGGAAGAGGGAATCACTAGTGATTTATTCCCTGGTGCTGTTTGCCATATCTCCAAAAGTGGAGAGACCATTTATCACAAGGCGTTTGGCACAGCTTGTCACTCAACCCGGGCAAGTGTTAAACCCAATACCCTTTTTGATATAGCATCATTAACAAAGGTTGTGACGACTACTCTCATTTTAAAACTTGCTTCTGAAAAGAAGGTTAACATTGATGAGAGGGTTGGAACCGCATTACCAAAAATACACTCATACAGCCACTTAACCAATAGACTATCAAATGTAACCATACGAGATTTGTTGATTCATCAATCAGGTTTACCAGCATGGTTCCCTTTTTATAGTCGCTTCGATTCCAGTTTACTTGAAATATTGGAAGATATAGCTTTCCAAACTGAACCAGTCCAAGGAATGGTGTATAGTGATTTGAATTTCATGCTCTTAGGAGAGGTTATTCAATACCAAGCAAATAAGACTCTTGACCATGCTGTTGAGACCGAGATTGTAGCACCATTACATTTAGAAACACTATCCTATCATCCACTTCATGTTGCTCCCCTTTCATCCATTGCTGCAACAGAAAAGGGTAACAGAACGGAACAGGGCATGTGTAGGAAACGAAATATTGAATTTTCTAGTTGGCGATCAAACGATAGCTGGATTCATGGAGAAGTAAATGATGGGAATAGTTTTTACTTTTTTCAAGGCATTTCAGGACATGCAGGTTTGTTTTCAACTGCGAAGGATCTAGACAAAATTGGGCAACTTTATTGGAGAAAAGGAGGACCTATTTTATCCAATGAGCTTGTTCAAGAAGCAAGCACAGACCAAGGAAATGGAAGAGGCTTAGGATGGCAATTTGATTCCATGTTCCCTAGTGGCTTTGGACACACAGGTTTTACGGGTACGTCGCTTTGGATTTGTCCAGAAGAAGAATTAGTATGTGTGGTATTGACGAATCGTCTTCACCAAGAAAAGGCGGAGTCGATTAATGGATTTCGAAGACAGCTTCACGAACGGATATTAAATCAAATGAAGGAGATGAAAGCATGA
- a CDS encoding anhydro-N-acetylmuramic acid kinase — protein MDKKKRLAIGLMSGTSLDGIDAALVEIEGAGRTTKVSLIAFESVSYSQEERQVLLALCDRHQSTVDKICRYNVELGKKFAEAAVAVTEKANLTLADVDFISSHGQTIYHMPDHAATFQIGELSVIAEQTGCLTIGDYRPSDMAVGGQGAPLVPFVDDLLFRDETKGRILVNIGGISNLSVLEATGSEKGVLALDTGPGNVLIDAVVQIGSQGENIFDENGSIAASGQVDEKWLQEIVDQDYYLKMDLPKTTGRELYTWEMAERLYEEGREKRLAYEDIVATITAYTVQAISYHIKKVVDPQYDTHELIVAGGGVHNKTILAGLQDNLSQSVRTLDELHFSSDAKEAITFAILGNEYLHGHPNHLPSATGANKEVSMGKLVLPSALTEGEQ, from the coding sequence TTGGATAAGAAAAAACGGTTAGCTATTGGTCTGATGTCAGGTACATCATTGGATGGAATTGATGCAGCTCTTGTGGAAATAGAGGGAGCTGGTCGAACAACGAAGGTTTCTCTCATAGCATTTGAAAGTGTTTCGTATAGCCAAGAAGAAAGACAAGTATTATTAGCTTTATGTGATCGACATCAATCAACTGTCGATAAGATTTGTCGGTATAACGTTGAACTGGGGAAGAAGTTTGCAGAAGCAGCTGTAGCTGTTACTGAAAAGGCAAATCTAACATTAGCAGATGTTGACTTTATTAGTTCTCATGGACAAACCATCTATCACATGCCTGACCATGCAGCTACTTTTCAAATTGGAGAATTATCCGTTATAGCTGAACAAACAGGATGTTTAACAATCGGTGATTATCGACCATCTGATATGGCAGTAGGAGGCCAAGGAGCACCGCTAGTTCCATTTGTAGATGACCTTCTTTTTCGAGATGAAACAAAAGGCAGGATCCTTGTAAACATAGGAGGGATTAGTAACCTTTCCGTTTTAGAAGCAACGGGTTCAGAAAAAGGTGTACTAGCTCTAGATACAGGGCCAGGCAATGTATTAATTGACGCCGTCGTGCAGATTGGCTCACAGGGAGAAAATATCTTTGATGAAAATGGTAGTATTGCCGCATCTGGTCAGGTTGATGAGAAGTGGTTGCAAGAAATTGTAGATCAGGATTACTACTTAAAAATGGATCTCCCCAAAACAACAGGTAGAGAGCTTTACACTTGGGAGATGGCTGAACGTCTTTATGAAGAAGGACGAGAGAAACGTTTAGCATATGAAGATATAGTCGCTACCATTACTGCCTATACAGTACAAGCTATTTCCTATCATATAAAAAAGGTAGTAGATCCTCAATATGATACACACGAACTGATTGTTGCTGGTGGCGGTGTTCATAACAAAACGATATTGGCTGGGCTACAGGACAATCTCAGTCAATCAGTTAGAACCTTAGATGAGCTCCATTTTTCTAGTGATGCAAAAGAAGCTATCACATTTGCCATCCTAGGAAATGAGTATTTGCATGGACATCCGAATCATTTGCCTTCCGCAACAGGTGCCAATAAAGAGGTATCAATGGGCAAGCTTGTATTACCTTCCGCCTTAACGGAAGGAGAACAATAG
- a CDS encoding ABC transporter substrate-binding protein yields the protein MTKKIKIFSLLLLVVMVMAACSDNNASSDSDSDSDSGGNSKDANQLLKIGNDQEPAGLDPHKVPAHSSIRIYEKVYDSLLTFDENMELQPELAKEWEQPDDTTYIFTLREGVTFHNGDKMTAEDVKYSYERILDEETASIAKSYFDKVESIEVMSPTKIKFNLSETYAPFLSYVASTNAAIVSKKVVEENGDLMQVAVGTGPFKFEEWKPDNYVELSKFEDYYKEGQPKLDGIRYITMKDESARLAAIRTGEVHLTTLSSQSIPLAEKNEDLEVKGYQSTEYSYVGFNVDKEPFNNKKVRQAISLAVNRQEVKDIVWKGDAILSGPIPESMGKWAIDVSDQELYQQDIEKAKKLLAEAGYEDGFETVISTASTYPDMVDTAQLLQQQFEQIGIKADIKQLEWGQYIDTWKSGDHEMLVGRNSSGSDPDRSISFFFSTDGSANVWGFSNDKIDSLSEKGRTTTDTAKRREIYNEAQKKLIETSPNLFLVSPKKFFIVRNNVENYTPSANEPENFNETIIKQ from the coding sequence ATGACCAAAAAAATAAAGATATTTTCGCTTTTATTGCTTGTAGTTATGGTGATGGCAGCATGTTCCGACAATAATGCTTCCAGTGATTCGGACTCAGATTCAGATTCCGGCGGAAATAGTAAGGACGCTAATCAACTATTGAAAATAGGAAATGACCAAGAACCAGCAGGACTCGACCCCCATAAGGTACCAGCGCACTCCTCCATTCGAATTTATGAAAAAGTATATGATAGTTTACTAACGTTCGATGAAAATATGGAACTACAACCTGAACTTGCAAAAGAATGGGAGCAGCCAGATGATACCACATATATCTTTACTCTCAGAGAAGGTGTAACGTTCCATAACGGAGATAAAATGACAGCAGAAGATGTGAAATATAGTTATGAACGTATTTTAGATGAAGAAACAGCTTCCATTGCTAAGTCTTATTTTGACAAAGTAGAGTCCATCGAAGTGATGAGTCCTACTAAAATTAAGTTTAACTTAAGCGAAACGTATGCGCCATTTTTATCCTATGTAGCTAGTACGAATGCTGCGATTGTCTCGAAAAAGGTCGTAGAAGAAAACGGCGATCTTATGCAGGTAGCAGTTGGTACTGGGCCGTTTAAATTTGAAGAGTGGAAACCGGATAACTATGTAGAGCTTTCTAAATTTGAAGATTATTATAAAGAAGGTCAACCTAAACTAGATGGAATTCGTTACATTACGATGAAGGATGAATCGGCTCGTTTAGCAGCGATTCGTACGGGTGAAGTTCACCTGACAACACTATCCTCACAATCGATTCCATTAGCTGAAAAAAATGAAGACCTAGAAGTGAAAGGCTATCAATCTACTGAGTATAGTTATGTAGGTTTCAATGTTGATAAAGAACCATTTAATAATAAGAAGGTTCGCCAAGCAATCAGTTTAGCTGTAAATCGTCAAGAAGTAAAAGATATTGTATGGAAAGGCGATGCGATTCTTTCCGGACCAATACCTGAATCAATGGGTAAATGGGCTATTGATGTAAGTGACCAAGAGCTTTATCAGCAAGATATCGAGAAAGCGAAGAAGTTATTAGCTGAAGCAGGTTACGAAGACGGGTTTGAAACGGTGATTTCGACAGCATCTACGTATCCAGATATGGTCGATACCGCACAGCTACTACAGCAACAGTTTGAACAAATTGGTATCAAAGCAGATATCAAGCAGCTTGAATGGGGTCAATATATCGATACATGGAAGTCTGGAGATCACGAGATGTTAGTAGGTAGAAATAGTTCAGGCTCTGACCCTGACCGTTCCATTTCCTTCTTCTTCTCTACGGATGGGTCAGCAAACGTTTGGGGATTCTCTAATGACAAAATTGATTCTTTATCTGAAAAAGGTAGAACCACAACGGATACGGCAAAACGTCGGGAAATCTATAATGAAGCACAGAAGAAATTAATTGAAACATCTCCTAATCTGTTCTTAGTTTCTCCGAAGAAGTTCTTTATCGTTCGTAACAATGTTGAAAATTACACACCTTCAGCAAATGAACCAGAGAACTTTAATGAAACGATTATTAAACAATAA
- the murQ gene encoding N-acetylmuramic acid 6-phosphate etherase: MSSSRSILNTEMRNDKSDQLHQFSTMDIIQLMNEEDKTVPENIHQVLPESRQVIDVAVETLQKGGRLFYFGAGTSGRLGVLDASECPPTFGVPHDLVNGKIAGGDRALRFPIEDAEDSKETGANDVKQSVSSKDMVIGITSSGKTPYVLGAIEAANRLHIPTASISCNTNSPLSKLVDYPIEVLVGPEIVTGSTRLKAGTSQKMILNMISTTVMIKLGKVYRNLMVNVQASNEKLRKRAISIIQELTDVTEKEAAFFSKQANGDVRVACLMILLDVDAEKAVHLLEQNNQHFSHTLNQHHPNRSNTN; the protein is encoded by the coding sequence TTGTCCAGTAGCCGCTCAATCCTTAACACAGAAATGCGTAATGATAAGTCTGATCAGCTTCACCAATTCTCGACTATGGACATTATCCAGTTAATGAACGAGGAGGATAAAACAGTTCCGGAAAACATACATCAAGTTCTTCCTGAAAGTCGACAAGTAATAGATGTTGCCGTAGAAACCTTACAAAAGGGAGGAAGATTATTTTATTTCGGAGCTGGGACAAGTGGTCGATTAGGAGTATTGGATGCATCGGAGTGCCCGCCAACATTTGGAGTGCCTCATGATTTAGTGAACGGAAAGATTGCAGGAGGGGATCGAGCTTTACGATTTCCCATAGAAGATGCTGAAGATAGCAAAGAAACTGGAGCTAATGATGTGAAACAATCGGTTTCCAGCAAAGACATGGTCATAGGAATTACATCAAGTGGTAAAACCCCCTATGTGTTAGGAGCTATAGAAGCAGCTAATAGATTACATATTCCTACTGCATCGATTAGTTGCAATACGAATTCACCACTTTCGAAGCTGGTAGATTACCCTATTGAAGTGTTAGTTGGACCGGAGATTGTCACAGGTTCTACAAGGTTGAAAGCAGGAACTTCGCAAAAAATGATCCTTAACATGATTTCAACTACCGTTATGATTAAGCTCGGTAAAGTTTATAGGAATCTTATGGTCAATGTTCAAGCATCTAACGAAAAGCTTAGGAAACGTGCCATTTCAATTATTCAGGAGCTAACCGATGTCACGGAGAAGGAAGCAGCTTTTTTTAGTAAACAAGCGAATGGAGACGTTAGAGTAGCTTGCTTAATGATTTTGTTAGATGTGGATGCAGAAAAAGCTGTCCACCTTTTAGAACAGAATAACCAACATTTCTCACACACGCTTAATCAGCACCACCCCAATAGGAGTAACACAAATTAA
- a CDS encoding exo-beta-N-acetylmuramidase NamZ family protein: MYDYGHGLTFDPVEGGDDEGDDEGEDEEENEQDFKLGVEQLLNEKKELIEGKKVGLITNPTGVDQDMNSIVDLLHNDEDVNLTALYGPEHGVRGSAQAGEYVEFYEDEQTGLPVYSLYGETRKPSPEMLEDVEVLLFDIQDVGTRFYTYIYTMALAMEASAENDIEFVVLDRPNPLSGEKVAGPVLDEDYKSFVGKYPIPLRHGMTVGELAKMFNKEFDIGADLTVVEMENWNRDDYYKDTGLEFVMPSPNMPTTDTALVYPGAALIEGTNVSEGRGTTKPFELIGAPYINSKELADKMGSYDLPGVDFRAASFTPSFSKHSGELVHGVELHVTNKEEYNAVETGLTLVKTIHDLYPEDFAFREENSNGVSFFDYLIGNGWVREAIENGKSVDEMQEKWQGGLEEFMDLREEYLLYQ, encoded by the coding sequence ATGTACGATTATGGTCATGGTCTAACCTTCGATCCTGTTGAAGGTGGAGATGATGAAGGTGACGATGAAGGCGAAGATGAGGAAGAAAACGAGCAGGATTTCAAACTAGGCGTCGAGCAACTTTTAAATGAGAAAAAAGAATTGATTGAAGGGAAAAAAGTAGGTCTCATCACAAATCCAACCGGTGTGGATCAAGACATGAACAGCATTGTGGATTTACTGCATAACGATGAAGACGTCAACTTAACTGCCCTTTACGGCCCAGAGCACGGAGTTCGTGGAAGTGCTCAAGCTGGCGAATATGTTGAATTTTACGAAGATGAACAGACGGGCTTACCAGTTTATAGCCTATACGGCGAAACTCGTAAACCAAGTCCAGAAATGCTTGAAGATGTAGAAGTGTTATTGTTTGATATTCAAGATGTAGGAACTCGTTTCTATACGTACATTTACACAATGGCGCTTGCCATGGAAGCTTCAGCAGAGAATGATATTGAATTCGTTGTACTAGATCGCCCAAATCCGTTAAGTGGTGAAAAAGTGGCTGGTCCAGTTCTTGATGAAGACTACAAGTCCTTCGTCGGAAAATATCCAATCCCACTACGCCACGGCATGACGGTTGGAGAACTAGCAAAAATGTTTAACAAAGAATTCGACATCGGTGCAGACTTAACGGTTGTAGAGATGGAAAATTGGAACCGCGATGATTATTACAAAGATACAGGTTTAGAATTCGTGATGCCATCTCCAAATATGCCAACAACAGACACGGCATTGGTTTACCCTGGAGCGGCTTTGATCGAAGGAACGAACGTATCAGAAGGACGCGGCACAACCAAACCATTTGAGCTAATCGGAGCACCGTATATCAATAGTAAAGAACTAGCAGACAAAATGGGAAGCTACGACCTACCAGGCGTTGACTTCCGCGCTGCATCCTTTACCCCATCCTTCTCCAAGCACAGCGGTGAACTCGTGCACGGAGTGGAGTTACACGTAACCAACAAAGAAGAATACAACGCCGTCGAAACAGGCCTGACACTCGTGAAAACCATTCACGACCTATACCCTGAAGACTTCGCATTCCGCGAAGAAAACAGCAACGGCGTCTCCTTCTTCGACTACCTGATCGGAAACGGCTGGGTAAGAGAAGCCATCGAAAACGGTAAATCCGTTGATGAGATGCAAGAAAAATGGCAAGGCGGACTGGAAGAGTTCATGGATCTAAGAGAAGAATACTTGCTGTATCAGTAA